A DNA window from Eremothecium cymbalariae DBVPG#7215 chromosome 3, complete sequence contains the following coding sequences:
- the AME1 gene encoding Ame1p (similar to Ashbya gossypii AAR150C) has product MERELKLLYRQRGSALRRVDQTVVIRDNATEDDNASADADMDLGEDVNAGVGLDVDEHYMDVEQNADEASSAGTAGFVNVAAAATNDNNIADERIISENPENFVNASYSFDGLPVTKLSTSITSMAAIEVIQSIVDDIFKKVLVPQSKQRFHESRSRKDRLSYKMDLKLFEQFLSLVKSDLKDIQDIHFSNNEMCYQMKQILKVKQDLTEEIVKIRDELAEYDVVQSEDAKKVEELESLIELNNKLKSLKDIETDLS; this is encoded by the coding sequence ATGGAACGAGAGCTAAAACTTTTGTATAGGCAGAGAGGCAGTGCCTTGCGACGGGTGGATCAGACGGTGGTGATTAGGGATAATGCTACAGAGGATGACAATGCATCTGCGGATGCAGACATGGACTTGGGCGAGGATGTGAATGCAGGGGTGGGTTTAGATGTGGATGAACACTATATGGATGTGGAGCAGAATGCTGATGAAGCCAGCAGCGCTGGCACTGCTGGCTTCGTCAACGTTGCAGCCGCAGCAACAAATGACAACAACATTGCTGATGAGAGGATTATATCTGAAAATCCAGAAAACTTTGTGAATGCTTCTTACTCGTTTGATGGGTTGCCTGTAACAAAGTTATCGACTTCCATCACGTCAATGGCAGCAATTGAAGTCATACAATCGATTGTGGAtgatatattcaagaaaGTGCTGGTCCCACAGTCGAAGCAACGTTTCCACGAATCGCGGTCCAGAAAAGATAGATTATCGTACAAGATGGATTTGAAACTTTTCGAGCAGTTCTTGTCCTTGGTGAAGTCTGATTTAAAAGATATCCAGGATATAcacttttcaaacaatgaGATGTGCTATCAGATGAAACAGATCCTTAAAGTGAAGCAAGATCTGACCGAAGAAATCGTCAAAATACGTGATGAACTGGCCGAGTATGATGTAGTTCAGTCCGAGGACGCAAAGAAGGTGGAAGAACTGGAATCGTTAATCGAACTcaacaacaaattgaaatctttgaaagatatCGAAACTGATTTATCGTGA
- a CDS encoding cornichon family protein (similar to Ashbya gossypii AAR149W) encodes MGAWLFTFAFVINTINTFMQVHFTIMYADLEADYINPIELCSKVNNLITPEAGLHAFNSLLFLLNGYWFVFLLNVPVLFFNGRKIYNKLQLLDATEIFRTLGKHKRESFLKLGFYLVMFFFYLYRLVMELIAEND; translated from the coding sequence ACGATAAACACGTTCATGCAAGTTCACTTTACTATTATGTATGCAGACCTGGAGGCGGATTATATCAATCCCATTGAGCTATGTTCAAAGGTGAATAATTTGATCACGCCTGAGGCGGGGTTGCATGCTTTTAATTCGttattgtttcttttgaatgGGTATTGGTTCGTGTTTTTATTGAATGTTCCTgttcttttcttcaatggGAGGAAGATTTATAATAAGCTACAGTTGCTTGATGCGACGGAGATCTTCCGGACGTTGGGGAAGCATAAGAGGGAgtcatttttaaaactagGGTTTTATTTGGTCatgttctttttctatCTATATAGGTTGGTTATGGAGTTGATCGCTGAGAATGATTGA